GACCATGCACGAAGGTACCAATCCCGCGTTCCGGACGCATTGTCCACAAATTGGCCACCGGTTATGTCCAAAGTGTTTCGCGACTACCCATTCTTAACCGATGAGCATCGCAAAATGATGAAGTGGGCGACGGCTGGCCGGCGCCCCGTTCTATTGGCAGAGAATGAAAGGCTGCGGAGTTGCGTCTCTACTGATCGGCGGCGTTTGCCGAGTGGAATTCGGGAGTAAGGCTCAAAGCCAACACAGAATGACGAACCATCCTTATACCTGGGTGCAGACGGCAAGCGGAGAGGCCTTCGACCTGCTCGCACCATCTCCCGAGCAGGTCCATCCTGAAGACCTGGCGGAACATCTCTCCAAAATCCCTCGCTTCGCCGGGGCTACACCGAACGTTGTGATTTCCGTTGCGCAGCATTCCGTTCTCGTCGCCGAGGCGCTGCCGGTCGAGGCGCGGGCCTATGGACTGCTGCACGATGGCCACGAGGCCTATCTGGGGAACGACCAGGGACCGAAACTCAATGCGCTGACTGCGCTCGCGCCGATAACGCTTGCAATCCTGACCCAACTCCGGCTGCGTGCCGCCGCCGCCATACACATGCGGTTCGGCCTGTCCTGGCCTCCTCCGGTCAAGATTGCCGCGGCCGTCGATCGGGCAAACGCCCGTGCGGTGGCTGCGGAAAAGCGCGCCTTCATGGCGCCTGAACCGCGGCCGTGGGCAGCCCTGCCGGAGCCATTGTCCGAGATTGACGAGCCTTGGACCTGGTCGGAAGCGTCCGAGCGGTTTTACGACATGCTTTTGCGCTACGCGCCGAAGTGGCCAGTGTAGCAGCCATGCTTCCGAAGACACCCGACGCGTGACGGGGTGCCGGGCCACGTAAAATCAAATAGTCGCAACGTGGAGGGCATCGGTAAATGGAAATGAAGTCAGCCGCTTGGTAAGAAATCAACACGCTAAATTCCAAATTATTCCACTCCGGCGCCCTCGCCGTCTTCGCGCTTCCTGCTTGCGTCAGCGTCACAACATAGGTCCTTGCCGTAGAGAATTTTGCCAGCCTTCAGGTAACGAAAGCTGTCATCGTACGCATAGACCTGCCTATCTGCATGATCGATGATCATGGAGTTTGTCGCCGCGACTAACAGACCCGGAGCGGGGGTAACACGGTCCGATCCTTCGAACGCCCCGAACAGCGCGGCTTTGCGTGTCAGCGGAAACAGAATCGCGGTGTTTGGCATGCCATGCCCCGGCGCCATCCACGGTGCGGGCAACGGTGCCGTATTCATCAAGCAGACCGGATGGTCGCTGGTGATGAAGTCTCCGGCGTCGGCTGTCGCGATGTTGAGTGTCCACTTCCGGCGCAGAAGCGTGCTTAGCACAGTATCCAAAGCATCGAGTTCATGTCGAACGTAGACGTTCTGGTGGGTTTCGATTTCGTATTCTCCGGAGCGTACGAATTTCCGCATTTCTTCATAAGGCACCGCCTCCCATTCGGCGAGATCCGTCCTCGATGCAACCACCTTTCGCATCGTGGATTCGTACTGGTTCTTGCTGCTGGTCAGTATCTCGGCCACGGACCGGTACACGCGCCCCATGAACTCGTTCCACGCATCGCGCATACGCGGCATTCTGATTGCCATAAGCGCTATAAGGTTCAGCACTAGAACGCGATCTTCACCTTCGAACTTCCCCTGTCTTGCAATCCGTTTGATCGCCGGAACGACCTTGTCTTCGAATTGTCCGTAGGCATCTTCCAGAGCGTTTGGATGATGTTCGTCCGTCTCGATCCTGTTGAAGTCTCTTTTTGCAGCGACGTTCCTGACGTTCGTGGCAAAGGATCGGCCGAGGTCTAAATCAGAGACGAATGTCTTCGCTTTTTTCGGATGAGCCCGTGGATATTTAGCAAATCCACGCAAGTATCCCTGAGGTACGTAGTGGTGATTTCGGGTGCCGGACATCTATGCAACCTTTCCGGAGAACGGACACGCAGCGTCTATCGCCAAGCAAGCCGGCCACTACCTCGCAAGAGTTTGGCAGAATACAACATAGAGGCGCGAAGTTTCCGTGAAAAACTTCGGGGGAAATGAGAGGCATCATTCTCTGCGCACCACTCCGGTCGCGGGTGCGGCCGGCCGGATGATCAGCTCGGCCGCCGGCTGCTTTTCGCCGGAGATCTGATAGGTCGTGACCACCTCCTCGAGTGCAAAGCCTTCGAAGATCCCACGCACCTCCGGCGCGTCGTTGATCGACAGGATGAAGGTGCCCTCGAGGCCGCCGAGGATCTCCGCCAGGCGCGCGAAGTCGGCGCGGCCGAACATGTCCTTCCCGTAGTCGGTTTCGCAGCCGAAATAGGGCGGGTCGAGATAGAACAGCATACCCGGCCGATCGTAGCGCGCGAGCAGATCCTGATAAGGCAGGTTCTCGATGACGACGCCGGCCAGGCGCTCGTGCACGGCCTCCAGCATGGCGCCGAGACGGCGCATGTCGAAGGCGCCCGGCGAGGCCGGGTCGACCCCGAACGACCGACCGGTGACCTTGCCGCCATAGGCGGTGCGCTGGAGATAGAGGAAGCGGGCCGCGCGCTCGAGGTCCGTCAGCGTCGACGGGTCGACCTTCGCCAGCCGCTCGAACTCGCGGCGGCTGGTGATCTGGTAGCGCAGCATTTCCAGGAAGGGGATGTAGTGGCGCTGCAGGATCCGGAAGAATCCCGCGACGTCGCCCGACAGATCGTTGATGATCTCGACCTTGGGGACGTGGCGCCGGCGGAAGAAGATCCCGCCCATGCCGACAAAGGCCTCGGCATAGCCGTCGTGGGTGACGGCATCGATCGCCCGCACGACGCGGCGGGCCAGGTTGCGCTTGCCACCGAGATAGGGCGCGGCCGGCGAAACGGGGTCGACGGTGCGACCGCCGAACAGAGTGTCCATGGGATGTTAACCGCTCGCATGCAGCCTCGCGCGTGGCGGGGCGGCGTTTGAGCTTGCTTGGCGTCGGCGGGTGTTGCCACAGCTTCGTGCCCGCGTTCGGGGTGTGTCAGCACCCCGGCCCCCGCCACTGACGTGGGGCACATATCGGCCGCGGAGGCGGCCAGGTACACCTCAGTCGCGCACCAGCCCAGGCCGGATGCGGATCGGGTCGTAGACAGCCGTCCTCAGCGTACCGTCGGCGAAGACGACCTCCACTTCGTGGTAGTAGATCCCAGCGAGCCCGCTCGTCTCGCCGGCGTCGAGGGTCAGGCGCAGGATGCCGTCCGTCGCCGCGCCGAGAACGACGAGCCCGCCGCCCAGCACCTTCTTGAGCGGCACCAGGTCGATCGGCGTCGTCGGGGCCGGTGCCGCCCACCAGCGCGCCTGGTCGAGCGACGTCAGGTCTGCGGGCTCGCCCGTCGTGTCGTCGACCAGTGCGAGGTCCGCGATCACCGTATCCCCTGCGACGG
This Microbaculum marinisediminis DNA region includes the following protein-coding sequences:
- a CDS encoding DUF4238 domain-containing protein, whose protein sequence is MSGTRNHHYVPQGYLRGFAKYPRAHPKKAKTFVSDLDLGRSFATNVRNVAAKRDFNRIETDEHHPNALEDAYGQFEDKVVPAIKRIARQGKFEGEDRVLVLNLIALMAIRMPRMRDAWNEFMGRVYRSVAEILTSSKNQYESTMRKVVASRTDLAEWEAVPYEEMRKFVRSGEYEIETHQNVYVRHELDALDTVLSTLLRRKWTLNIATADAGDFITSDHPVCLMNTAPLPAPWMAPGHGMPNTAILFPLTRKAALFGAFEGSDRVTPAPGLLVAATNSMIIDHADRQVYAYDDSFRYLKAGKILYGKDLCCDADASRKREDGEGAGVE
- a CDS encoding DNA adenine methylase codes for the protein MDTLFGGRTVDPVSPAAPYLGGKRNLARRVVRAIDAVTHDGYAEAFVGMGGIFFRRRHVPKVEIINDLSGDVAGFFRILQRHYIPFLEMLRYQITSRREFERLAKVDPSTLTDLERAARFLYLQRTAYGGKVTGRSFGVDPASPGAFDMRRLGAMLEAVHERLAGVVIENLPYQDLLARYDRPGMLFYLDPPYFGCETDYGKDMFGRADFARLAEILGGLEGTFILSINDAPEVRGIFEGFALEEVVTTYQISGEKQPAAELIIRPAAPATGVVRRE